In a single window of the Pseudomonadota bacterium genome:
- the pilB gene encoding type IV-A pilus assembly ATPase PilB, giving the protein MAAPPRNQDKSHLKSTIKDQSGAGKVRIGDMLKRQGLITASDLEKALAFQKKHKMRLGSILVKMGFVSDDDILNTLTRLHNFPAINISREPPTEEALSKMSFEVAARYTAFPLRVIGKSLQVTMAEPTDTSAIENLQMELKMGLSICVSTEKDIFEAYKTHYKISEEEFNTLSGEDEKPEDEEDDEITQIDSFGDLADQVADEMGVDTYDEVSQAMSADDAPIIKLVNGILSQAVIDGVSDVHIEPFEKSLQVRYRLDGSLYKSMNLPLNIKNALNSRIKILASLDITERRVPQDGRIKMRVGKKSVDFRVSSLPTLFGESIVLRILDKSSLNVDLTKLGFEPAVYKRLQGCLDRPQGLLLVTGPTGSGKTVTLYSALNTLNKEDTKILTAEDPVEFNFKGINQVNVHKEIGMTFPAALKAFLRQDPDIIMVGEIRDIETAEIAIKAAMTGHLVFSTLHTNDCPATVARLVDIGIPPFMVASAVTMIQSQRLGRKLCPACRREMTPDDLSREELLAMGFKEKEVDTLKLYMPTGCGTCRGGGYKGRVGFFELMEITDEVAKAISAEVPEDQLRKVAIHEGMYTLREAALEKARQGITSPQEVTRRTVVTEESLPAYLVNPDVENYDDGDAIIRQGNSDKDFFKLLTGAVIVVKDGKKIAEITQPGEYFGEMSAISGEARSASIISKGRSKVKRFPGDKLLELIETVPQVGTHLFNSLVSRLEQANSIIVKLANERMRKAS; this is encoded by the coding sequence ATGGCAGCCCCACCAAGAAACCAGGACAAGTCACACCTGAAGTCGACGATTAAGGACCAGTCAGGCGCCGGCAAAGTCAGAATTGGGGATATGCTCAAGAGGCAGGGTTTGATTACGGCCTCGGATCTTGAAAAGGCTTTAGCTTTCCAGAAAAAACACAAAATGCGTCTTGGCAGCATCCTTGTCAAAATGGGCTTTGTGTCCGACGATGATATCCTTAATACGCTTACCAGGCTTCATAATTTCCCGGCGATTAATATCAGCCGCGAACCACCCACCGAAGAAGCCCTTTCCAAAATGTCCTTTGAAGTTGCTGCGCGCTATACGGCATTTCCTCTGAGGGTAATAGGTAAATCCCTTCAGGTCACCATGGCCGAACCCACTGATACCTCTGCAATCGAAAATCTGCAGATGGAATTGAAGATGGGTTTGAGTATTTGTGTTTCAACGGAAAAGGATATTTTCGAGGCCTATAAAACTCACTACAAAATCAGTGAGGAAGAATTCAATACCCTTTCCGGTGAGGATGAGAAACCGGAGGATGAAGAAGATGATGAAATAACCCAGATTGATTCTTTCGGTGACCTTGCCGACCAGGTTGCGGACGAGATGGGTGTCGATACCTATGATGAAGTTTCCCAGGCCATGTCGGCTGATGATGCGCCGATCATCAAACTGGTAAACGGTATACTTTCTCAGGCGGTAATTGACGGGGTCAGTGATGTTCATATCGAACCTTTTGAAAAATCTCTCCAGGTTCGATATCGTCTCGACGGTTCGCTTTACAAATCCATGAACCTGCCGTTGAACATCAAAAATGCCCTGAACTCACGCATCAAGATCCTCGCTAGCCTTGATATCACCGAGAGACGTGTTCCCCAGGATGGCCGTATCAAAATGCGTGTTGGTAAAAAGTCGGTTGATTTTCGTGTTTCCTCGCTTCCGACCCTGTTCGGTGAAAGTATTGTTCTCCGTATCCTTGATAAGAGCAGTTTGAATGTAGATCTTACCAAGCTGGGCTTTGAACCTGCAGTATATAAGAGACTTCAGGGTTGTCTCGACCGACCGCAGGGCCTGCTTCTGGTTACAGGTCCCACCGGTAGCGGTAAAACAGTTACATTATACTCCGCCTTAAACACCTTAAACAAAGAAGACACCAAAATACTGACGGCTGAAGATCCTGTTGAGTTCAACTTTAAAGGCATCAACCAGGTTAATGTTCACAAAGAAATAGGCATGACCTTTCCGGCAGCTCTCAAGGCTTTCCTGCGCCAAGATCCCGATATCATCATGGTTGGTGAGATCCGTGATATTGAAACTGCTGAAATCGCCATCAAGGCGGCGATGACCGGCCATCTTGTATTCAGTACCCTTCACACAAATGACTGCCCCGCAACAGTAGCACGTCTTGTTGACATCGGCATTCCGCCGTTTATGGTTGCATCGGCGGTCACCATGATTCAATCCCAGCGTCTCGGAAGAAAACTCTGCCCGGCATGCCGGAGAGAAATGACCCCGGATGATTTATCCCGCGAAGAACTGCTGGCCATGGGTTTCAAGGAAAAAGAAGTGGACACTCTTAAACTCTATATGCCCACCGGTTGTGGAACCTGCAGGGGCGGAGGATATAAGGGTCGGGTCGGTTTCTTTGAACTCATGGAAATAACCGATGAAGTTGCCAAAGCGATCAGCGCCGAAGTCCCGGAAGACCAGCTGCGCAAAGTTGCAATCCACGAAGGCATGTATACCCTGAGAGAGGCTGCTCTGGAAAAGGCCCGTCAGGGTATTACCAGTCCCCAGGAAGTAACACGCAGAACCGTTGTAACCGAAGAAAGCCTTCCCGCGTATCTGGTGAATCCGGATGTCGAAAATTATGATGACGGTGACGCTATTATCCGTCAGGGGAATAGTGATAAAGACTTTTTCAAACTTCTTACCGGAGCGGTCATAGTTGTCAAGGATGGCAAGAAAATTGCTGAAATCACCCAGCCCGGCGAATATTTCGGGGAAATGTCTGCAATATCAGGGGAAGCCCGTTCAGCTTCAATTATTTCAAAGGGCAGAAGCAAGGTCAAGAGATTCCCAGGGGACAAACTCCTTGAACTTATAGAAACCGTACCACAAGTCGGCACGCATCTCTTTAACTCTCTGGTCTCGCGCCTGGAACAGGCAAACAGTATAATTGTCAAGCTGGCAAATGAAAGAATGAGAAAGGCAAGCTGA
- a CDS encoding bifunctional 5,10-methylene-tetrahydrofolate dehydrogenase/5,10-methylene-tetrahydrofolate cyclohydrolase, which produces MSATIISGTETAKAIREELAVEIAELKEKHNIVPGLATILVGVDPASQSYVTAKNKTAKNLGIYSQQVTKPADISEEELLSLIEQFNNDEKVHGILVQLPLPKHINEGRVLYAINPDKDVDGFHPVNVGKMVLGEKCFLPCTPHGILELLVRSGVETSGAEVVILGRSNIVGKPIANLMLQKRAAGNATITLCHTRTKDMAAHCRRADIIIAAVGVPNLVTADMVKDGVVIIDVGVNRIGMSDSGKAILAGDVDFDAVKEKASFITPVPGGVGPMTITMLMKNTVQAAKQSAGLI; this is translated from the coding sequence ATGAGCGCCACTATAATCAGCGGAACCGAAACCGCTAAAGCTATTCGTGAAGAACTGGCAGTTGAAATTGCCGAGCTGAAAGAAAAACATAATATTGTGCCGGGCCTTGCCACAATTCTCGTTGGCGTTGACCCTGCTTCCCAGTCCTACGTCACTGCAAAAAATAAAACGGCAAAAAATCTAGGCATTTATTCACAACAGGTAACCAAACCTGCTGACATATCTGAAGAAGAGCTTCTTTCATTAATTGAACAATTTAATAATGATGAAAAAGTTCATGGCATACTTGTTCAATTACCACTGCCCAAGCATATCAATGAGGGAAGGGTGTTATATGCGATTAACCCTGATAAAGACGTCGATGGATTTCATCCGGTCAACGTCGGAAAAATGGTCCTGGGTGAAAAATGTTTCCTTCCGTGCACCCCACACGGGATACTGGAACTGCTCGTACGATCAGGGGTTGAGACCAGCGGCGCTGAAGTTGTTATACTCGGTCGTTCAAATATTGTCGGCAAACCAATTGCAAATCTCATGCTGCAAAAACGTGCTGCCGGAAATGCCACCATCACTCTGTGCCACACTCGAACAAAAGACATGGCAGCACATTGCCGGCGAGCCGATATCATTATCGCAGCAGTAGGTGTTCCCAATCTGGTTACTGCAGATATGGTGAAAGACGGTGTAGTTATAATTGACGTTGGTGTAAACAGGATCGGCATGTCTGATTCAGGAAAGGCTATCCTTGCCGGTGATGTCGATTTTGACGCGGTTAAAGAAAAAGCGTCTTTCATCACCCCGGTTCCCGGCGGAGTTGGTCCGATGACCATCACCATGCTTATGAAAAATACTGTTCAGGCTGCCAAGCAATCTGCCGGCCTTATTTAA
- the cooS gene encoding anaerobic carbon-monoxide dehydrogenase catalytic subunit — MAIKRNGCEGCTEITCTSTKQVLQQDIAKNVVTAFDRVKARGMSACLFGSGGTCCRNCNMGPCQIIDGVDNMIGICGATADTVAARNFARTVAAGTAAHTDHAREMVRGFIETAKGNGPHKIQDVDKLMKLAKTFDIETEGREVNDIALELGQRALAEFGSQDNTPLSMLKRAPEKRQAIWKKLGVEPRGIDREVVEMMHRTHMGVDQEYENIMLQASRCALSDGWGSSMLSTELTDIMFGTPVPRRAIVDLGVLKGDQVNVTVHGHEPLLAESLCIAAGDPEILALAKKAGAKGVNLAGVCCTGNEILMRRGIPVAAGFIQQEMALATGAIEAMVVDVQCVMQSVAQVASNFHTDIITTNYRAKMPGAIHLQFEEHDALESAKRILKHAIANYKKRGKHFIPKLEKVDVVVGFSHETINYMLGGRFRSSYRPLNDNIINGRIRGVAAIVGCDNFKLADDAHETIARELIKNNILVLATGCAATSLGKAGLCSPEAIKFCGSSLAEVCETVGMPPVLHMGSCVDNSRILIAATEMVREGGLGDDISDLPAIGTAPLWMSEKAVAIGQYFVASGAQVVFQNLATTGAKKFNNYLLDGIMKTFGAHWNVASEPLEIARIMIEKIEEKREALGINKKKERTLFDMAMRRDLSTGAIGDVGCTGPASNA, encoded by the coding sequence ATGGCTATTAAAAGAAACGGATGCGAAGGCTGTACGGAAATAACCTGTACATCCACAAAACAGGTACTCCAGCAGGATATCGCCAAAAACGTCGTTACAGCTTTCGACAGAGTTAAAGCCCGCGGCATGTCGGCCTGCCTTTTCGGTTCCGGTGGTACATGCTGCAGGAATTGCAATATGGGCCCCTGCCAGATCATCGACGGCGTTGATAATATGATCGGCATTTGCGGAGCCACTGCCGATACGGTGGCAGCAAGAAATTTTGCGCGGACTGTTGCAGCAGGCACCGCTGCTCATACAGATCATGCACGGGAAATGGTTCGCGGATTCATTGAAACCGCAAAAGGTAATGGCCCACACAAGATACAAGATGTCGATAAACTCATGAAACTTGCCAAGACCTTTGATATTGAGACCGAAGGTCGAGAAGTCAACGACATTGCCCTTGAGCTTGGCCAAAGAGCCCTTGCCGAATTCGGCAGCCAGGACAACACGCCACTGTCAATGCTCAAGAGAGCACCTGAAAAAAGACAGGCGATCTGGAAAAAACTCGGCGTCGAACCCCGAGGCATTGATCGCGAAGTCGTTGAGATGATGCATCGGACCCATATGGGAGTTGACCAGGAATATGAAAACATCATGCTTCAGGCATCACGCTGCGCTTTGTCTGACGGCTGGGGTTCCTCAATGCTTTCAACCGAACTCACCGACATCATGTTCGGCACCCCGGTTCCCCGCCGTGCAATCGTTGATCTCGGTGTACTCAAAGGGGACCAGGTCAATGTGACGGTTCACGGTCATGAACCGCTTCTTGCTGAGTCTCTCTGCATCGCCGCAGGCGACCCGGAAATTCTCGCGCTTGCCAAAAAAGCCGGCGCCAAGGGCGTAAATCTTGCCGGTGTCTGCTGTACGGGCAATGAAATCCTCATGCGCCGAGGCATTCCTGTTGCTGCCGGTTTCATCCAGCAGGAGATGGCTCTTGCAACCGGTGCAATTGAAGCCATGGTGGTGGATGTTCAATGCGTCATGCAATCGGTAGCCCAGGTGGCAAGTAATTTCCACACAGATATTATTACAACCAATTACCGTGCTAAAATGCCTGGAGCGATTCATCTGCAGTTCGAAGAACATGATGCTCTGGAATCTGCGAAAAGAATTTTGAAACATGCCATTGCCAATTACAAAAAACGCGGCAAACATTTCATCCCAAAACTTGAAAAAGTCGATGTGGTTGTCGGGTTCAGCCACGAAACAATAAATTATATGCTGGGTGGACGTTTTCGTTCCAGTTATCGTCCGTTGAACGATAACATCATTAACGGCCGTATTCGCGGAGTTGCAGCAATAGTCGGCTGCGACAACTTCAAACTTGCTGATGATGCTCATGAGACAATAGCCCGGGAACTCATAAAGAACAATATTCTGGTTCTCGCTACCGGTTGTGCCGCCACATCTCTTGGTAAAGCCGGACTTTGCAGCCCGGAAGCAATCAAATTCTGCGGATCAAGCCTTGCTGAAGTCTGCGAAACGGTTGGTATGCCTCCGGTGCTTCACATGGGATCATGCGTCGATAACAGCCGCATCCTCATCGCCGCAACCGAAATGGTGCGCGAGGGCGGCCTTGGAGATGATATTTCCGATCTCCCAGCCATTGGAACAGCGCCCCTGTGGATGAGTGAAAAAGCAGTTGCGATCGGCCAGTATTTCGTAGCCAGCGGCGCTCAGGTTGTATTTCAGAATCTGGCCACCACCGGCGCCAAGAAGTTCAATAATTACCTTTTAGATGGTATCATGAAAACTTTCGGCGCTCACTGGAATGTCGCAAGTGAACCACTGGAAATTGCCCGGATCATGATCGAAAAAATTGAAGAGAAACGTGAAGCCCTGGGTATTAATAAAAAGAAAGAAAGGACCCTGTTTGACATGGCGATGCGTCGAGATCTCAGCACCGGTGCCATCGGTGACGTCGGCTGTACCGGACCGGCTAGCAACGCCTAG
- a CDS encoding acetyl-CoA decarbonylase/synthase complex subunit delta: MKSGSRLERILTAGKFAVTGELGPPKNADPAIVREKARILKGHVDAVNITDCQTAIVRMSSIAAGLIVLSEGVEPVIQMTCRDRNRIGMQSDILGAAALGLKNLLCLTGDHQKFGNHPGAKGVFDMDSIQLLGMVKDMRDDKKFQCGEVIKNNEPKLFLGAAANPFAEPFEYRAPRLGKKVANGADFIQTQIVYNVEKFAKFMEMVRDLGLHEKVYILAGVTPPKSLGMARYMKKFVPGMDVTDEVIQRMKDAKDKEDEGINICVDVINQVKEIKGVAGVHIMAIEWESAVPEIVSRAKLATRPVLDDDSKPAALPREVITIATTPAVSGERPDDILASAKAEAAKIIAAAKEQAQTGSGTIEIDDAGEHTMNEKERQMALESVKTGLDSLKKAFGLSDDQFEALAKFAGAEAILSRQPVVSTPSTPPVAPPVKPTPTPPPSDKAQQAAKETKKAEEEKKAQEAKAAQEAQKAAEEKKAQEDKKAADAKAAEQARKTQEAKPKEESKKAPAAKTKAAAAGSITAAELKVETSTLAQRASRIPEDNYKITYSGKLREIKLGNGDNTITVGGTATMPFQLFEGAMPRKPLFAMDVLDINPDEWPKTLTRHFDGVLNDPVAWAKKCVNEYNADAICISLISTDPNGMNRPASEAAKVAADVVKNIDVPIIVWGCGNADKDTETLREVTAMIGDKKVCLAPLGDVNYRSLGATGMAFQHPMVASSPIDVNLAKQLNILLENLGVSLESVLIDPSIGALGYGIEYSYSVMERIRLAALTQKDEKLQVPFICNLGREVWKAKETRLPSDALIGDQERRGVLMEAITASCMLMSGGEVMIMRHPQAIALAKSLVNGLMG; the protein is encoded by the coding sequence ATGAAATCGGGAAGCCGTTTAGAACGAATATTAACTGCCGGGAAATTTGCCGTTACCGGGGAGCTTGGACCACCCAAAAATGCCGATCCTGCAATAGTCCGGGAAAAAGCGCGGATTCTGAAAGGGCACGTCGATGCAGTCAATATTACGGACTGCCAGACCGCCATTGTCAGGATGTCAAGCATCGCCGCAGGGTTGATTGTCCTTTCGGAAGGTGTTGAGCCGGTTATTCAGATGACATGCCGCGATCGCAATCGTATCGGCATGCAAAGTGATATTCTCGGTGCCGCAGCCCTTGGCTTGAAAAACCTGCTTTGTCTTACCGGCGATCATCAGAAATTCGGCAATCATCCCGGCGCAAAGGGTGTCTTTGACATGGATTCCATTCAGTTGCTCGGAATGGTAAAAGACATGCGCGATGATAAAAAATTCCAATGCGGCGAAGTCATAAAAAATAACGAACCGAAGCTTTTTTTGGGGGCAGCAGCAAATCCTTTTGCCGAGCCCTTTGAATACCGTGCTCCGCGCCTTGGGAAAAAAGTTGCCAACGGTGCTGATTTCATCCAGACCCAGATCGTCTACAACGTTGAAAAATTTGCAAAATTCATGGAAATGGTCCGTGATCTGGGGCTTCATGAAAAAGTCTATATTCTCGCAGGTGTTACTCCTCCGAAATCCCTTGGCATGGCCAGGTACATGAAAAAGTTTGTTCCTGGTATGGATGTCACCGATGAAGTAATTCAAAGGATGAAAGATGCCAAAGATAAAGAAGATGAAGGCATCAATATCTGCGTAGATGTTATCAATCAGGTTAAAGAAATCAAAGGGGTTGCAGGCGTTCATATCATGGCAATTGAATGGGAAAGCGCGGTTCCTGAAATTGTCAGTCGGGCTAAGCTTGCAACCCGCCCGGTACTTGATGATGATTCAAAACCTGCCGCATTACCACGGGAAGTAATAACCATAGCAACAACCCCGGCAGTTTCCGGGGAACGACCTGATGATATTTTGGCATCAGCAAAAGCCGAAGCAGCAAAAATAATTGCCGCCGCTAAAGAGCAGGCTCAAACTGGGTCAGGAACGATAGAAATTGATGATGCAGGAGAACATACAATGAATGAAAAAGAGCGTCAAATGGCTTTGGAATCCGTAAAGACCGGGCTCGATTCACTTAAAAAGGCCTTTGGCCTGTCGGATGATCAGTTTGAGGCGCTGGCAAAATTTGCCGGAGCGGAAGCAATTCTTTCCCGTCAGCCAGTGGTTTCAACGCCTTCTACTCCACCTGTAGCTCCACCGGTAAAACCAACCCCTACTCCGCCTCCTTCAGATAAGGCCCAACAGGCAGCCAAGGAAACAAAAAAAGCCGAAGAGGAAAAGAAAGCCCAGGAAGCAAAAGCTGCTCAAGAAGCACAAAAAGCTGCTGAAGAAAAGAAGGCCCAGGAAGATAAAAAGGCGGCTGATGCTAAAGCCGCTGAACAGGCCAGGAAGACTCAGGAAGCAAAACCGAAAGAAGAAAGCAAAAAAGCTCCTGCTGCCAAAACAAAAGCTGCCGCGGCCGGAAGCATTACGGCTGCAGAGTTAAAAGTTGAAACATCAACCCTTGCCCAGCGGGCTTCCAGAATTCCTGAAGATAATTATAAAATTACCTATAGCGGTAAACTCCGTGAGATTAAATTAGGAAACGGCGACAACACCATTACCGTTGGCGGCACAGCTACAATGCCTTTCCAGCTTTTCGAGGGTGCCATGCCCCGCAAACCTCTTTTTGCCATGGATGTACTTGATATTAATCCTGACGAATGGCCCAAAACCCTTACCCGCCACTTTGATGGAGTTCTGAATGATCCTGTTGCCTGGGCAAAAAAATGCGTGAATGAATATAATGCCGATGCCATCTGTATCTCTCTTATCAGCACCGATCCTAATGGCATGAATCGCCCGGCAAGCGAAGCAGCAAAAGTTGCTGCGGATGTTGTCAAGAATATTGATGTACCGATTATTGTCTGGGGTTGCGGCAATGCTGATAAGGACACCGAAACATTACGCGAAGTCACCGCAATGATCGGCGATAAAAAAGTTTGCCTGGCGCCCCTTGGCGATGTGAATTATCGGTCTTTGGGAGCAACCGGCATGGCTTTTCAGCATCCCATGGTGGCTTCTTCACCCATTGACGTCAATCTTGCCAAGCAGCTCAATATTCTTCTTGAAAACCTTGGTGTTTCACTGGAGAGTGTTCTCATTGATCCTTCAATCGGTGCCCTTGGTTATGGAATCGAATATTCCTATTCAGTAATGGAAAGAATCAGACTGGCAGCACTCACCCAAAAGGACGAAAAACTTCAGGTGCCATTCATCTGTAACCTTGGCCGTGAGGTCTGGAAAGCAAAAGAAACCAGATTGCCTTCCGATGCGCTTATCGGTGATCAGGAACGACGGGGCGTACTTATGGAGGCTATCACCGCATCCTGTATGTTGATGTCCGGTGGCGAAGTCATGATTATGCGCCATCCCCAGGCTATTGCGCTGGCTAAGTCCCTTGTAAATGGTCTTATGGGATAA
- the cdhC gene encoding CO dehydrogenase/CO-methylating acetyl-CoA synthase complex subunit beta — translation MSKIICSAAIRGAHKIVDMAEEKFEEALKKYGPEQEVSLPNTAYFLPVIYSMLGAKVEKLGDMKDIFLECRKLLPNMVSDNVWLPYLAPALDAGMATFFAEEMYETIRYLNESEFYTKSEQPLPENLWLGAADDLIFRKRGVEFVDGTAPGFAAIMGAPPNKEIASKIALELQEKNLYIFMHDHTNGMRMAEQLVANGVQVGWNTRLVPFGPTYTSAVFAIGFACRVAMAFGGIKPGDYKGNLIYNKDRTFAFVMAFGPVSDEWYANAAGAINWGFPTISDYDIPEVLPTGICTYEHVVSQVPHDEIVQRAIEVRGLKVTISKIDIPLSFGPAFEGERIRKDDLFMECGGGRTTGVEVLISKEMDEVQDGLVIVEGPDIKDIKEGQNLPIAILVEVAGREMQSDFEPILERQFHHLINYVQGIMHIGQRNIMWVRIGKGAVDKGFSFEHIGKVLHGKLHQEFGAILDKIQVKIYTVQDKVEEVVKLAKKVYAERDLRLGNMTDETEEVFYSCTLCQSFAPSHVCVITPERVGMCGAYNWLDGKASYQINPTGPNQPIEKGECLDSEIGFFQGINEFVNQASRGAVADVSCYSLMTSPMTACGCFEAIAAMLPQCNGIMVVNRDYMGMTPSGMKFTTLAGMAGGGAQTPGFMGVSKHYLTSRKLFKSEGGLKRLVWIPQILKDELKDKLIERCKEEGMPELFDMIATEVQGTTEEEILKFLKEKGHPALSMEAAV, via the coding sequence ATGTCTAAAATAATATGTTCAGCCGCCATCAGAGGTGCCCACAAAATAGTGGACATGGCCGAAGAGAAATTTGAAGAGGCCTTGAAAAAATACGGACCTGAACAGGAAGTTTCGCTTCCGAACACGGCCTATTTTTTGCCGGTCATTTACAGTATGCTCGGCGCAAAAGTTGAAAAGCTGGGAGACATGAAAGATATTTTTCTTGAGTGTCGAAAACTCCTTCCGAATATGGTGAGCGACAATGTCTGGCTTCCATATCTTGCCCCGGCTCTTGATGCCGGAATGGCAACCTTCTTTGCGGAAGAAATGTATGAAACCATTCGGTATCTGAACGAATCCGAATTTTATACCAAGAGCGAACAACCCCTGCCGGAAAACCTCTGGCTCGGCGCTGCCGATGACCTGATATTCCGTAAACGCGGCGTTGAATTTGTTGATGGTACCGCTCCGGGTTTTGCTGCGATCATGGGTGCGCCGCCCAACAAGGAAATCGCCAGCAAAATAGCACTTGAACTCCAGGAAAAGAATCTCTACATCTTTATGCATGACCATACGAACGGCATGCGAATGGCTGAACAATTGGTTGCCAATGGTGTACAGGTCGGTTGGAATACCCGGCTGGTACCTTTTGGACCAACCTATACTTCCGCCGTCTTTGCCATTGGTTTTGCCTGTCGTGTTGCCATGGCTTTTGGCGGCATCAAGCCTGGAGATTACAAAGGCAATCTCATTTATAATAAAGATAGAACATTCGCCTTTGTCATGGCCTTCGGACCGGTCAGTGACGAATGGTATGCAAATGCTGCAGGGGCGATCAACTGGGGATTTCCGACAATATCCGATTACGATATTCCGGAAGTTCTTCCCACTGGAATCTGCACCTACGAACACGTTGTCAGTCAGGTGCCTCACGATGAAATAGTCCAGAGGGCCATTGAAGTCCGGGGACTCAAGGTCACCATTTCGAAAATCGATATCCCCTTGTCATTCGGTCCGGCCTTTGAAGGCGAGCGGATCAGAAAAGATGATCTTTTCATGGAATGTGGCGGTGGTAGAACAACAGGAGTTGAGGTTCTGATTTCAAAGGAAATGGATGAGGTGCAGGATGGACTGGTAATAGTTGAAGGTCCGGACATCAAAGATATCAAGGAAGGTCAGAACCTGCCCATCGCAATTCTCGTTGAAGTTGCCGGCCGCGAAATGCAATCCGATTTCGAACCCATTCTCGAACGCCAATTTCATCATCTGATTAATTATGTTCAGGGCATCATGCATATCGGCCAGAGAAATATCATGTGGGTCCGCATCGGCAAAGGCGCGGTGGATAAAGGCTTCTCTTTTGAACATATTGGCAAGGTGCTGCACGGCAAACTGCATCAGGAGTTCGGCGCCATCCTTGATAAGATCCAGGTTAAAATTTATACTGTTCAGGATAAAGTAGAAGAGGTCGTGAAACTTGCCAAGAAGGTCTACGCAGAACGTGATCTTCGGCTCGGCAACATGACCGACGAAACCGAGGAAGTTTTTTATTCCTGCACCTTGTGTCAATCCTTTGCTCCAAGCCATGTATGCGTCATAACCCCTGAACGCGTCGGTATGTGCGGTGCTTATAACTGGCTTGACGGCAAGGCCTCATACCAGATCAACCCCACCGGTCCCAATCAGCCTATCGAAAAGGGCGAATGCCTTGATTCTGAGATTGGCTTCTTTCAAGGTATAAATGAATTCGTTAATCAAGCATCTCGGGGTGCAGTCGCAGATGTCAGCTGCTATTCATTAATGACCAGCCCGATGACCGCCTGCGGTTGTTTCGAAGCCATTGCCGCCATGCTGCCTCAATGTAATGGAATCATGGTTGTTAATCGCGATTATATGGGGATGACCCCCAGTGGTATGAAATTCACCACCCTTGCCGGTATGGCCGGCGGCGGGGCCCAGACGCCGGGTTTCATGGGAGTGAGCAAGCATTATCTTACAAGCCGTAAACTCTTCAAGTCCGAGGGTGGTCTCAAACGACTTGTCTGGATTCCGCAAATTTTGAAAGACGAACTTAAAGACAAACTTATAGAACGATGCAAAGAAGAAGGAATGCCTGAACTCTTCGATATGATTGCTACCGAAGTACAGGGCACCACAGAAGAAGAAATTCTTAAATTTTTGAAAGAAAAAGGGCATCCCGCACTTTCCATGGAAGCTGCGGTTTAA